Proteins from one Bacteroidales bacterium genomic window:
- a CDS encoding DUF4154 domain-containing protein, producing the protein MLKQIRFIRASILSLGLLLFISNGYSQGGLDDGTRSVFIFDISKYIDYGPGFADSAIFRIGILDNTSELFWEMGNLAKTRKTIQDKPVELVAFRREEDILHTQVLYINKAKGFNLNKVKAKLEGHQTLLITEGYEFRESMINFMGVKGQMPNYGVNEDMIKKAGMNVNPNMLTQAIKTKEDWENLFGKASEQIVIQRDTIRQQLEMINNQKAEILRQKAHLDSLNQEIAIKEKTLNEKQKVLDRQFVQISKQQGEITVQKQTIVLQQKEVQIQKDTLTNQKEKINLQLARIDEQLKRISEQDNKIKVQLEAIEKQKLILYFVLFALLLVSFLGYYIYRGYKIKKEANIRLEEKNRIISAQKDEIEQQRDLAEAQRDQIAYQKKHITDSIMYAKRIQTALIPSLELFSDKLEHFVLYKPLAIVSGDFYWVSSQGNLQVIIAADCTGHGVPGAFMSMLGVTMLNEIVNGKHVLMPDQIIEELRAGIIKALKQVAEEESIKDGMDIAVLVIDFDKNKLYYSGANNPLYLIRGNELIHYRADKMPVAIHYKMTPFTLNEIDLQKGDAMYIFSDGYCDQFGGPKEKKFMSAQLKETLIAMAGKPMLKQGERLNEIFEEWRGDNSQVDDVTMIGVRY; encoded by the coding sequence ATGTTAAAACAGATCCGCTTTATCAGAGCTTCAATCCTGTCATTAGGATTGTTATTGTTTATCAGTAATGGTTACAGCCAGGGAGGATTGGACGACGGGACCCGTTCTGTATTTATCTTCGATATATCAAAATATATTGATTACGGACCCGGATTTGCAGATTCCGCAATATTCAGGATAGGGATTCTTGATAATACCTCTGAACTTTTCTGGGAAATGGGAAACCTTGCGAAAACCCGGAAGACGATTCAGGACAAACCTGTTGAACTTGTTGCTTTCAGAAGGGAGGAGGACATTCTTCATACTCAGGTATTGTATATAAATAAGGCAAAAGGATTTAACCTTAATAAAGTTAAAGCTAAACTTGAAGGTCATCAGACATTGCTGATCACAGAAGGCTATGAATTCAGGGAATCAATGATCAATTTCATGGGAGTTAAGGGACAAATGCCAAACTATGGTGTGAATGAAGATATGATCAAAAAGGCCGGAATGAACGTTAATCCCAATATGCTTACCCAGGCAATTAAAACAAAGGAAGACTGGGAAAACCTTTTTGGAAAGGCGAGCGAACAGATTGTGATACAGCGCGATACTATTCGCCAACAGCTTGAAATGATAAATAATCAGAAAGCTGAAATACTACGACAAAAAGCTCATCTCGACAGCCTTAATCAGGAGATTGCGATTAAAGAAAAAACCCTTAATGAAAAACAAAAAGTTCTCGACAGACAGTTTGTCCAGATAAGTAAACAGCAGGGTGAGATCACTGTTCAGAAGCAGACTATTGTTCTGCAGCAGAAAGAGGTACAGATACAAAAGGATACTCTGACAAATCAAAAGGAAAAGATAAACCTTCAGTTAGCCAGGATTGATGAGCAGCTTAAAAGAATCTCAGAGCAGGACAACAAGATCAAAGTCCAGCTGGAAGCTATTGAAAAACAGAAACTTATACTCTATTTTGTATTGTTTGCTTTACTCCTCGTCAGTTTTCTCGGGTACTATATCTACAGAGGATATAAGATTAAGAAAGAAGCCAATATAAGGCTCGAGGAGAAAAACCGGATTATATCAGCCCAGAAGGATGAGATTGAACAGCAGAGAGACCTTGCTGAAGCTCAGCGTGACCAGATTGCATACCAGAAGAAGCATATTACCGATAGTATAATGTATGCAAAGAGAATTCAAACTGCACTTATACCTTCTCTTGAACTCTTCAGCGATAAGCTGGAACACTTTGTATTATATAAACCGCTGGCTATTGTAAGCGGTGACTTTTACTGGGTTTCATCCCAGGGGAACCTTCAGGTTATTATTGCAGCCGACTGTACTGGTCATGGAGTTCCGGGTGCCTTTATGAGCATGCTTGGAGTAACGATGCTAAATGAAATCGTAAACGGGAAGCATGTCCTGATGCCCGACCAGATAATTGAAGAACTTCGTGCCGGTATTATTAAGGCACTGAAACAGGTTGCCGAAGAAGAGAGTATAAAGGACGGAATGGATATCGCTGTTCTTGTTATTGATTTTGACAAAAATAAACTCTATTACTCAGGAGCAAATAATCCGCTCTATCTGATCAGGGGCAATGAGCTTATTCATTACCGGGCTGATAAGATGCCGGTTGCCATTCATTATAAAATGACACCATTTACCCTTAATGAGATTGATCTCCAGAAGGGAGATGCCATGTATATTTTCTCTGATGGTTATTGCGACCAGTTTGGCGGACCGAAAGAGAAGAAATTTATGTCTGCCCAACTAAAAGAAACCCTGATTGCAATGGCAGGAAAACCAATGCTTAAGCAGGGTGAGCGGCTAAATGAGATATTTGAAGAGTGGCGCGGAGACAACTCTCAGGTTGATGACGTGACTATGATAGGAGTCAGGTACTAA
- a CDS encoding response regulator, protein MTLNISNLELEGKNLVIVEDDLPSIKYYETLLKNSGADVKIFRTGKEFVEYLNEGKPAIDLVFMDFLIPLINGIECIRIFRKERKGTPVIMITAYSSEQAKTDAYIAGCSEYVLKPIYPEKIFFLIEKYLRTTTTVFQQ, encoded by the coding sequence ATGACCCTGAATATCAGCAACTTGGAGCTTGAAGGAAAAAATCTGGTAATTGTAGAGGATGATCTCCCATCGATAAAATACTATGAGACTCTGCTGAAGAATTCAGGCGCTGATGTTAAAATCTTTCGTACAGGCAAAGAATTTGTTGAATATCTAAATGAAGGAAAACCTGCAATAGATCTGGTTTTCATGGATTTTCTTATTCCTCTGATAAATGGTATTGAGTGCATCAGAATTTTCCGAAAAGAAAGAAAAGGTACTCCTGTAATAATGATTACCGCATACTCTTCCGAACAGGCAAAAACAGATGCTTATATTGCGGGCTGCAGTGAATATGTCCTTAAGCCTATTTATCCCGAGAAGATATTCTTCCTAATTGAAAAATATCTCAGAACAACCACAACTGTTTTCCAACAATAG